In Flexistipes sp., one DNA window encodes the following:
- a CDS encoding pseudouridine synthase, whose protein sequence is MAGVKTELTKIRLNKFLASNTSLSRRKADEAIFSRRVRLNGAIISSPATYVDRDNDEVMLDNHLIATKTKEYWAFYKPKAVLTSYEREGEKRCLSDFDKLNRKKPAYSGRLDYNSEGLILFSNDGHFIQKLQRPDNKIPKEYLVYIDENLSEADIKLLEQGITFNGTNYMPCKIDKLADRKYRIVLYEGKNRQIRNMINHCGKKTRRLIRTKIGCVGLKDLNPGEFRQLTKNEIMEITNV, encoded by the coding sequence ATGGCAGGAGTTAAAACAGAGCTGACAAAAATTCGCCTAAATAAATTCTTGGCTTCCAATACTTCTCTATCCAGGAGAAAAGCTGATGAAGCGATATTTTCACGTCGTGTTCGTTTAAACGGCGCAATAATTTCATCTCCGGCAACATATGTTGACAGGGATAACGATGAAGTCATGTTGGATAACCATTTAATAGCAACCAAAACAAAAGAATATTGGGCTTTTTATAAGCCAAAGGCAGTATTAACCTCATATGAGCGGGAAGGGGAAAAGCGATGCCTCTCCGATTTCGATAAATTAAACAGAAAAAAACCGGCTTATTCGGGAAGGCTGGATTATAACAGCGAGGGGCTCATATTGTTCAGCAATGACGGACATTTTATACAAAAACTTCAAAGACCCGATAATAAAATCCCCAAGGAATATTTAGTTTATATCGATGAAAACTTGTCGGAAGCGGATATAAAACTCCTTGAACAGGGGATAACATTCAACGGAACAAACTATATGCCGTGCAAAATCGACAAACTTGCTGACAGAAAATACAGAATTGTACTTTATGAAGGGAAAAACAGGCAAATAAGAAATATGATTAATCACTGCGGGAAAAAAACCAGGAGATTAATCAGAACAAAAATAGGGTGTGTCGGTCTAAAAGACCTGAATCCAGGTGAATTCAGGCAATTAACAAAAAACGAAATCATGGAGATTACAAATGTATAA
- the trpS gene encoding tryptophan--tRNA ligase, whose product MTRVLSGMRPTGKLHIGHYFGALQNWVSLQDKYECFYFIADWHALTTGYETPPDFHTLRREMLLDWLTAGLDPKKSTLFIQSKNSAHAELYLLLNMITPVGWLERCPTYKEMKEELNDKDLSNIGFLSYPVLQTADIIIYDAKYVPVGKDQVPHLEISREIVRRFNYLYNADVFVEPEALLTKTSKLLGTDGRKMSKSYDNAILLSEDLKSVEKKIKQMKTDTNRKRKSDPGNPFICPVFGYHEVFSTKEEQEWVINGCKNAGIGCIDCKKVLIKHLFEFLEPLQEKRNKLDKEIDNIYEYLSESQEYAEKIASIKLEEAKKAMNL is encoded by the coding sequence ATGACAAGAGTATTAAGCGGCATGCGCCCGACCGGTAAGCTACACATAGGACATTATTTCGGAGCACTTCAAAACTGGGTAAGCTTGCAGGATAAATATGAATGTTTTTATTTTATAGCTGACTGGCACGCACTCACAACCGGCTATGAAACGCCTCCCGATTTTCATACACTGAGAAGGGAAATGCTTCTGGACTGGCTGACAGCAGGTCTTGATCCCAAAAAAAGTACTCTGTTTATTCAGTCCAAAAATTCTGCTCATGCTGAGCTTTACTTGCTGCTTAATATGATAACACCGGTTGGATGGCTGGAGAGATGCCCCACTTACAAAGAAATGAAAGAGGAACTGAACGATAAGGATCTTTCCAATATTGGTTTTTTAAGCTATCCTGTCCTGCAGACTGCAGATATTATAATATACGATGCAAAATACGTCCCCGTGGGAAAGGATCAGGTTCCCCATCTTGAAATAAGCCGTGAAATTGTCAGGCGTTTTAATTATCTTTATAACGCAGATGTTTTTGTTGAACCTGAGGCGCTGCTTACAAAAACTTCCAAGTTACTGGGTACTGACGGAAGAAAAATGAGCAAATCTTACGATAATGCCATACTGCTTTCTGAAGATTTAAAATCGGTGGAGAAAAAAATAAAACAGATGAAAACGGACACAAACAGAAAAAGAAAATCCGATCCGGGGAATCCTTTCATCTGTCCCGTGTTTGGATATCATGAGGTATTTTCCACAAAAGAAGAGCAGGAATGGGTAATAAACGGCTGCAAAAATGCCGGCATAGGGTGTATAGACTGCAAAAAAGTTCTCATTAAACATTTGTTTGAATTTTTGGAGCCGCTCCAGGAAAAGCGCAATAAGCTTGACAAAGAAATTGACAATATATACGAATATTTATCCGAATCCCAGGAATATGCCGAAAAAATTGCATCAATAAAATTAGAGGAAGCAAAAAAAGCAATGAACCTATGA
- a CDS encoding segregation and condensation protein A, producing the protein MKDLLDVKTANFEGPLDLLIHLIYKNEMNIYDISISTIADQFVDTVRQMERLDMEVAAEFINMASYLTYLKSKMLLPKTSTFEEDIDPEEEKYQFTQRLIEYSFYRDISETLRQKEFFSKRYLTRRDTLYLPKEHSYQEDPLSLAKEFFRLIEKEKDDNVVIEHDNVDIDDLIEQMKDFVLNRDEIFWSEILNVCRSKREVVVALLAILELVRIKVITALQTENFGEILVKKYAE; encoded by the coding sequence ATGAAAGATCTTCTCGATGTAAAAACAGCAAATTTTGAAGGTCCGCTGGATTTACTCATCCATTTAATCTACAAAAACGAAATGAATATATATGACATCTCAATCTCAACAATTGCCGATCAGTTTGTTGACACGGTCAGGCAGATGGAAAGACTGGATATGGAGGTTGCTGCAGAATTTATAAATATGGCATCGTACCTGACATATCTGAAATCAAAAATGCTTTTGCCCAAAACTTCCACTTTTGAAGAGGATATCGACCCGGAAGAAGAAAAATATCAGTTTACCCAGAGACTTATAGAATATTCTTTTTATAGGGATATTTCAGAGACACTCAGGCAGAAAGAATTTTTCAGCAAAAGATATCTGACACGCAGAGATACACTATATCTTCCCAAAGAGCATTCATATCAAGAAGATCCTTTGAGTCTGGCCAAAGAATTTTTCAGACTTATTGAGAAGGAAAAAGATGATAATGTTGTTATCGAACATGACAATGTTGATATAGATGATTTAATTGAGCAGATGAAAGATTTTGTGTTAAACAGAGATGAAATTTTCTGGTCTGAAATCCTAAATGTCTGCAGGAGCAAAAGGGAAGTTGTCGTTGCGTTGCTTGCAATACTGGAACTGGTAAGGATAAAAGTAATAACTGCTCTTCAAACAGAAAACTTTGGTGAAATACTGGTGAAAAAGTATGCAGAATAA
- a CDS encoding site-2 protease family protein yields MEFDINSFLRELSIAAVPFLMAITVHEASHGYAAYMLGDDTAKRAGRLTLNPLKHLDPLGLLVLFLTRLFGWAKPVPVNFTNLNNKKYGPAIVAGAGPTANFITAILSSGLYNIIINLNVSQSLHSTVIVPLALMALFSIQINIALGIFNLIPILPLDGGRILQSFLPLNAAYKFSQTEQYGFVIIIILLLTNVIDRVVFPIINVLINLLT; encoded by the coding sequence ATGGAATTTGACATTAATTCTTTTTTGAGAGAACTTTCTATAGCAGCAGTTCCTTTTCTCATGGCAATTACCGTGCATGAAGCCTCTCACGGGTACGCAGCGTATATGCTTGGAGATGATACAGCTAAGAGAGCAGGGCGCTTAACTTTAAATCCACTCAAGCATCTTGATCCGCTTGGACTGCTTGTTCTTTTTCTTACCAGGTTGTTCGGATGGGCAAAACCGGTACCTGTAAATTTCACCAATCTAAACAATAAAAAATACGGACCTGCTATTGTTGCAGGAGCAGGACCCACAGCAAATTTTATCACCGCAATATTGTCTTCGGGTTTATATAACATAATCATTAATCTGAATGTGAGTCAGTCACTGCATTCAACTGTAATTGTACCCTTGGCACTGATGGCTCTTTTCTCTATCCAAATCAATATAGCTTTAGGTATTTTTAATCTTATCCCGATTCTTCCTCTGGACGGAGGAAGAATACTCCAGTCTTTTCTGCCGTTAAACGCAGCTTATAAATTTTCACAAACAGAGCAGTACGGCTTTGTTATTATAATAATTTTACTGCTTACAAACGTTATAGACAGAGTTGTATTCCCTATTATCAATGTTCTTATAAATTTATTAACTTAA
- a CDS encoding tetratricopeptide repeat protein, with amino-acid sequence MKLFGKHKTDTISQAKALYAKGHFKKALSTCKNLINKNPNDFEAYNLLGDIHYKMGNESKAIEVYRNLAEKLEEDKFTERAIAVTRKIIRFFPDQLDLYRKISKLYSKKGLLAEHVNVLYELSNIYEERGEKDKAVDILKEIAEYNRSNAENYYNIILKFDKYGKQQEVNRFIYHAFELADKYNKEQLISNLVDTAIKNDCDLTNCIKFIIPYYKDTDEHKELFSKYGINYLHENFDESFFSDFVEFLDYDDDPEFFEEIKDKYNHIAIYNYLLQYTINHRNYDETVKLLEEIADLPKYNFDNSVMDIIEKYYSSLDHTEILDAMAIISEKCEDRDTTINLYRHLKDIYNQRGDNERADNLEQFISDLEKTGFNHANDFEADEEDVTQSDDVKDFGDLLEQTSFEDMGEKSENLLDSIDVDLQEEMEDEDIFGLELNNADIGESTEKDSEEEDTDLDMEFDLNDLDSGRNSGNEDETGFDNESAEPLDNISGLEHNEQSYSDKQSPETEKSDEESESLDELEDFDLNEMNEGNIFSETPVEQESEDSDIEVSSESKETKIEKIKQLIDRNDFDTAHSALDELLQQYPDDEEIKNLATELILFSEESESKEVTEEKSEDINSLTSEFKDVAKSIRESINEMIDPGDYETHYNMAMAYMEMELYDDAITELKKSATSNKRYESLYLMAECYKLLGNYDQSINIHKLIVVDYSDKERMLNSLYEIAHIYEIRGNAPVALNYYKKVFFLDENFRDVKAKIDNPDSLGSSHSSETNIDSSDDNDLKDKKKISYL; translated from the coding sequence ATGAAATTATTTGGTAAACATAAGACAGACACAATAAGTCAGGCTAAGGCATTATATGCAAAGGGTCACTTTAAGAAAGCGCTGAGCACCTGTAAGAATTTAATAAATAAAAATCCAAATGATTTCGAAGCATACAATCTTCTTGGTGATATACATTACAAGATGGGTAACGAATCAAAAGCAATAGAAGTTTACAGGAATCTTGCGGAAAAACTCGAAGAAGATAAATTCACAGAAAGAGCTATCGCTGTCACCAGAAAAATAATAAGATTTTTTCCCGACCAACTGGATTTATATCGTAAGATTTCGAAACTCTACAGCAAAAAAGGTCTGCTGGCAGAGCATGTTAATGTGCTTTATGAATTGAGTAACATATATGAAGAGCGCGGTGAAAAAGATAAAGCTGTAGATATTTTAAAAGAGATAGCCGAGTACAACAGAAGCAATGCTGAAAATTATTATAATATTATCTTAAAATTCGACAAATACGGCAAACAGCAGGAAGTAAACAGATTTATTTACCATGCCTTTGAGCTGGCAGATAAATATAATAAAGAACAACTAATAAGCAATCTTGTAGATACAGCCATAAAGAATGATTGTGACCTGACAAATTGTATTAAATTTATTATACCTTATTACAAAGATACAGATGAGCATAAGGAGCTCTTCAGTAAATATGGAATAAACTATCTTCATGAAAATTTTGATGAGTCCTTTTTCAGTGACTTTGTCGAATTTCTGGATTATGACGATGACCCGGAATTTTTCGAGGAAATTAAAGATAAATATAATCATATAGCCATTTACAATTATCTGCTTCAATACACGATAAATCACAGAAATTATGATGAAACAGTGAAGCTTTTGGAAGAAATTGCTGATCTTCCTAAATATAATTTTGACAACTCAGTAATGGATATTATTGAAAAATATTATAGCTCTTTAGATCACACAGAGATTCTGGATGCAATGGCAATAATTTCCGAAAAGTGCGAAGACAGAGATACCACAATAAACTTATACAGACATCTTAAAGACATATACAATCAACGTGGAGATAATGAAAGAGCAGACAACCTGGAGCAGTTTATTTCAGATCTTGAAAAAACAGGCTTTAACCATGCTAATGATTTCGAAGCAGATGAAGAAGATGTGACACAGTCCGATGATGTTAAAGATTTCGGGGACCTTTTGGAGCAGACATCTTTTGAAGATATGGGAGAAAAATCAGAAAACCTTCTGGATTCAATAGATGTAGATCTTCAGGAAGAAATGGAAGATGAGGATATCTTCGGCTTGGAGCTAAATAATGCAGATATTGGAGAAAGTACCGAAAAAGACAGTGAGGAAGAAGATACCGATTTGGATATGGAATTTGATCTTAATGATCTGGACTCCGGCAGGAATTCAGGTAATGAAGATGAAACGGGATTTGACAATGAATCAGCTGAACCTTTAGATAACATCAGTGGATTAGAGCACAATGAGCAAAGTTATTCTGATAAACAATCTCCCGAAACTGAAAAAAGTGATGAAGAATCAGAATCTCTTGATGAGCTGGAAGATTTTGATTTGAATGAAATGAACGAGGGAAATATTTTCAGCGAAACACCGGTTGAGCAGGAGAGTGAGGATTCCGATATTGAGGTCTCTTCAGAAAGTAAAGAGACAAAAATAGAAAAAATAAAGCAATTGATTGACAGAAATGACTTTGACACTGCTCACTCTGCTTTGGACGAACTTCTACAGCAATATCCTGATGATGAGGAAATTAAAAATCTTGCTACAGAGCTTATTCTTTTCAGTGAAGAAAGTGAAAGCAAAGAAGTAACTGAAGAAAAAAGCGAGGACATAAACAGCTTAACTTCCGAATTTAAGGATGTTGCAAAATCTATTCGTGAAAGTATCAATGAAATGATAGACCCCGGGGATTATGAAACACACTATAATATGGCTATGGCTTACATGGAAATGGAGCTTTACGATGATGCCATAACTGAGCTTAAAAAGTCAGCAACGAGTAATAAAAGATATGAAAGCCTGTATCTAATGGCAGAATGCTATAAGTTATTGGGAAATTACGATCAATCCATCAATATTCACAAACTTATTGTTGTAGATTATTCAGATAAGGAGAGGATGTTAAATTCTCTTTATGAAATTGCTCACATATACGAAATCAGAGGTAATGCTCCTGTGGCCTTAAATTATTACAAAAAAGTATTCTTTCTCGATGAAAACTTTAGAGATGTTAAAGCTAAGATAGATAATCCTGATTCTTTGGGTTCGTCCCATTCATCTGAAACAAATATTGATAGTTCAGATGATAATGATTTGAAAGATAAAAAGAAGATATCATATTTGTAA
- a CDS encoding 7-carboxy-7-deazaguanine synthase QueE gives MNNSSGYIKEIFPSIQGEGKYVGAKQLFVRFAGCSINCLNCDTDYSAEDFFIIKDKKIQNPVSPVDLAGNITEAFGLNSFHSISITGGEPLDQFGFLKDFIKSVKRISGIRIFLETSGFYSDKLLALQDIVDIFSIDLKINSSFGVNNLQSVQKILRSIDTSKTYVKLIISKNITEIEMSAALKFLMDSKIKEIYLQPLNNISYNNKLEYIIDLLQDNGVNAYFIPQTHKFMEIR, from the coding sequence ATGAATAATTCTTCTGGATACATCAAAGAGATTTTTCCGTCGATTCAGGGAGAAGGCAAATATGTCGGAGCAAAACAGCTCTTTGTGAGATTCGCCGGTTGTTCCATAAACTGCTTGAACTGTGATACCGATTACTCTGCGGAAGATTTTTTCATTATTAAAGACAAAAAGATACAAAATCCGGTTTCACCAGTGGATTTAGCCGGTAATATTACAGAAGCCTTTGGTCTTAATTCATTCCACAGCATCTCCATAACAGGCGGAGAACCGCTGGATCAATTCGGTTTTTTAAAAGACTTTATTAAATCTGTCAAAAGAATATCCGGGATCAGAATCTTTTTGGAAACAAGCGGCTTTTACTCTGATAAGTTATTGGCATTACAAGATATCGTGGATATCTTCAGTATTGATTTAAAAATTAATAGTTCCTTTGGAGTAAACAATCTTCAGTCGGTTCAGAAAATTTTGAGATCAATTGACACAAGCAAAACATATGTTAAACTTATAATAAGTAAAAATATAACTGAAATAGAAATGAGCGCTGCCCTTAAATTTTTAATGGATTCAAAAATAAAAGAAATATACTTGCAACCTCTGAATAATATAAGTTATAATAATAAACTGGAATATATAATTGATCTTTTGCAAGATAATGGAGTAAATGCTTATTTTATCCCCCAAACACATAAATTTATGGAGATAAGATGA
- a CDS encoding DUF445 family protein: MQLQTISLLTTPLVTGFVGYFTNYLAIKMLFRPHRRRWFSAGWQGVIPRNRKKIAGEVANLVGKELIREDDIKSALQSENFQNLLSYTVSEEVKNFLQRDYGSLYEIMDNFGLDIDDVINRTVLNTTANDQAVTVINDLLQRVAREILDSFLLKSVSEIEGMEDKISYFVRKIMSRGNWQELLIDEIFAKLNNTVYSGNSLQDILPEELLNKKTAISKQLTDKGIAVLKKLLSDEKTKKVIIEKFIELKDNYFGSGFFDQLKLGMLNVFLNEDAITEIVNDELPKIINAISKNDEIIAKLEQSVENYIDQALQKPFYEIVEMIGPKTFYKIRMDFNSWLKSYLRSDELINKVESYFISNYHKYSGFTFGGILKTAGVDPYELLSNNIDIRVILSESKSSSAALTDGIVSILKDIRVSEIYKKIPEPTFEQLKITLTYKINEILDKHIINVLGAINLTSIVEEKVNSLDLNQLENLLFSFMRDQFRWINILGFILGFIFGAIQSLLFYLY, from the coding sequence TTGCAGCTGCAAACGATTAGTTTATTAACGACTCCACTGGTAACAGGCTTTGTCGGTTATTTCACCAACTATCTGGCTATAAAAATGCTTTTCCGCCCGCACAGAAGGCGTTGGTTTTCTGCTGGATGGCAGGGTGTAATACCAAGAAACAGAAAAAAAATTGCCGGTGAAGTTGCCAATCTGGTGGGTAAAGAACTTATCAGAGAAGATGATATTAAATCAGCCCTCCAAAGTGAAAATTTTCAGAATCTATTGTCTTACACGGTCTCCGAAGAGGTGAAAAACTTTCTTCAGAGGGATTACGGCTCATTGTATGAAATCATGGATAATTTCGGCCTTGATATCGACGATGTCATAAACAGAACAGTTTTAAACACCACAGCCAACGATCAGGCTGTAACTGTGATTAATGATCTGCTGCAAAGAGTGGCACGTGAAATACTCGACAGTTTTTTGCTGAAGTCCGTTTCTGAAATTGAAGGAATGGAAGACAAAATCAGCTATTTTGTTCGTAAAATTATGAGCAGGGGGAACTGGCAGGAGCTGCTCATTGATGAAATTTTTGCAAAATTAAATAATACTGTGTATTCGGGTAATTCTTTGCAGGACATACTTCCGGAAGAGTTGTTAAATAAGAAAACCGCTATCTCAAAACAACTCACTGACAAAGGAATAGCAGTCTTAAAAAAACTGTTGAGTGATGAAAAAACCAAAAAAGTGATAATTGAAAAATTTATTGAACTGAAAGACAATTACTTCGGAAGCGGCTTCTTTGATCAGCTTAAACTGGGAATGCTTAATGTTTTCCTGAACGAAGATGCAATAACAGAAATTGTTAATGATGAGCTTCCAAAGATTATAAATGCAATAAGTAAAAATGATGAAATTATTGCCAAACTTGAGCAGTCTGTTGAAAACTATATCGATCAGGCTTTGCAGAAGCCTTTTTATGAAATAGTGGAAATGATAGGCCCTAAAACATTTTATAAAATCCGTATGGATTTTAACAGCTGGCTGAAAAGCTATCTGAGATCAGACGAACTTATAAATAAAGTGGAATCCTATTTTATCAGTAATTATCACAAATATTCCGGATTTACATTCGGTGGTATTCTTAAAACAGCAGGAGTGGATCCTTATGAGCTTCTCTCAAACAATATAGATATTAGGGTGATACTCAGTGAAAGCAAAAGCAGCTCTGCCGCACTAACAGACGGTATTGTCTCCATACTGAAAGATATCCGGGTATCGGAGATTTACAAAAAAATTCCTGAGCCGACTTTTGAACAGTTGAAAATAACATTAACTTATAAAATCAACGAAATTCTCGATAAACATATAATCAATGTACTTGGAGCCATTAATCTTACCAGCATCGTAGAAGAGAAAGTAAACTCATTGGATTTAAATCAACTTGAAAATCTCCTTTTTTCTTTTATGAGAGATCAGTTCCGCTGGATTAATATTCTTGGATTTATACTCGGCTTTATTTTTGGAGCAATCCAGAGCCTTCTGTTTTATCTGTATTGA
- the queD gene encoding 6-carboxytetrahydropterin synthase QueD, translating to MYKVKVTDNFSSAHNLREYEGNCEKLHGHNWQIEVSLKGEELDELGMLVDFRELKKEVKNILNTLDHTYLNDHEYFSRVNPTSENIAHFIYKKLKSRFKDRMDSVTVWESNNSAAEYYE from the coding sequence ATGTATAAAGTTAAAGTAACTGATAATTTTTCATCAGCCCACAATCTGAGGGAATATGAAGGAAACTGTGAAAAACTTCACGGTCACAATTGGCAGATTGAAGTTTCCCTGAAGGGGGAAGAGCTTGATGAACTGGGTATGCTTGTGGATTTCAGGGAGTTGAAAAAAGAAGTAAAAAACATCCTTAACACTCTGGATCATACATACCTTAACGATCATGAATATTTTTCACGAGTCAATCCCACAAGCGAAAATATAGCACATTTTATTTATAAGAAATTAAAGTCCAGGTTTAAAGATAGGATGGATAGTGTAACTGTATGGGAAAGCAATAATTCTGCTGCGGAGTATTATGAATAA
- the scpB gene encoding SMC-Scp complex subunit ScpB, producing the protein MQNKEKQMFFASLFLSGKPLNLKFFREMFDPINMENRLDEFAHEFNNMQTGLFIRKVAEGYQMVTDTAIFDELSTFFGERAENLSKAAMETVAVVAYKQPVTKIEIEELRGVNSAGVIRQLLDKNLIRVMGRKDVPGRPMLYCTTKYFLEYFNLKTLSELPTFREWQELKQS; encoded by the coding sequence ATGCAGAATAAAGAAAAACAGATGTTTTTTGCCTCGCTTTTCCTTTCAGGCAAACCTCTCAACCTGAAATTTTTCAGAGAAATGTTTGACCCGATTAATATGGAAAACCGACTTGATGAGTTTGCACATGAATTCAATAATATGCAGACAGGTTTGTTTATCCGGAAAGTTGCAGAAGGTTATCAAATGGTTACAGACACAGCAATATTCGATGAGTTGAGCACATTTTTTGGTGAAAGGGCAGAAAACCTATCAAAAGCTGCTATGGAAACCGTGGCAGTAGTAGCATATAAACAGCCGGTCACAAAAATTGAAATTGAGGAATTAAGAGGGGTAAATTCAGCAGGTGTAATCAGACAGCTTCTTGATAAAAATCTCATACGGGTAATGGGGAGAAAAGACGTACCGGGCAGACCGATGCTGTACTGTACCACCAAATACTTTTTAGAGTATTTTAACTTGAAAACTTTGTCCGAATTACCTACTTTCAGAGAATGGCAGGAGTTAAAACAGAGCTGA
- a CDS encoding Ppx/GppA phosphatase family protein — translation MLAAGVDIGSNSFRLIIADVEDDKLLKIVHEERTITRLAEGLIETGRLKKENIDHSVEVLSSFRKIINEFGVNKFKFVATSAVREAENASEFLDKLAKKGIYISVIDGKYEGILTFNGVNAAIDTTDENVLIFDIGGGSTELIFVENGKVKTVESTELGVVKLSNLYDFSGIVDGKTIKKVENHVKKVLGNFYFSEEVVQKAVATAGTATTIAAIDMGLKDYDYRKVNGYTIDISKIKSILKELAGMPLEKRTSVTGLEKGREDLIIGGIIIMLSILDIAGINKVTISDFGVREGIVIAAAND, via the coding sequence ATGCTTGCTGCCGGTGTAGATATCGGGAGTAACAGTTTCAGACTCATCATCGCCGATGTAGAAGATGACAAGCTGTTAAAAATTGTTCACGAAGAGAGGACAATTACCAGACTTGCCGAAGGTCTTATCGAAACCGGCAGACTTAAAAAAGAAAATATAGATCATTCTGTTGAAGTACTCAGTTCTTTCAGAAAAATAATCAATGAGTTTGGTGTCAATAAGTTTAAATTTGTAGCTACAAGTGCTGTCAGAGAAGCTGAAAACGCCTCTGAATTTTTGGATAAGCTTGCAAAAAAAGGTATATATATAAGTGTGATAGACGGAAAATATGAAGGGATACTTACTTTTAATGGTGTAAATGCAGCTATAGATACCACAGACGAGAACGTGCTGATCTTTGACATAGGAGGTGGTTCAACCGAGCTTATTTTCGTCGAAAACGGTAAAGTGAAAACTGTTGAAAGCACAGAACTTGGTGTTGTCAAACTGAGCAATTTATACGATTTCAGTGGAATCGTGGATGGAAAAACAATAAAAAAAGTTGAAAATCATGTAAAAAAAGTACTTGGTAATTTTTACTTTTCTGAAGAAGTCGTTCAAAAAGCTGTGGCTACTGCGGGTACTGCTACCACAATTGCAGCTATCGATATGGGACTTAAAGATTACGACTACAGGAAAGTTAACGGATACACAATTGATATTTCAAAAATTAAAAGTATATTAAAAGAGTTGGCCGGAATGCCTCTTGAAAAGCGAACATCAGTGACCGGCCTGGAGAAAGGAAGGGAAGATCTTATAATAGGTGGTATTATCATAATGCTTAGTATTCTTGATATCGCAGGTATAAATAAAGTAACAATAAGTGATTTTGGAGTGAGGGAGGGCATCGTAATTGCAGCTGCAAACGATTAG